One Glycine soja cultivar W05 chromosome 2, ASM419377v2, whole genome shotgun sequence genomic region harbors:
- the LOC114375527 gene encoding uncharacterized protein LOC114375527: MEEFKKAMMQEYEMIDLGLVRYFLSMRVKQRPGQIFISQEKYVDDLLKKFNMQDCKPFATPMAMNEKLSKDDGQNKVDATVYRSLVGSLIYLTNSRPDIVHAVSIVSRFMSNPSKAHFATTKRILRYVKGTKDFGILYEVDREFNSTGYTDSD; encoded by the coding sequence ATGGAAGAATTCAAAAAGGCTATGATGCAAGAGTATGAAATGATCGATCTTGGACTCGTGAGATATTTTCTCAGCATGCGAGTCAAGCAAAGACCTGGACAAATATTTATCTCGCAAGAAAAATATGTGGATGACTTACTGAAGAAGTTCAACATGCAAGATTGCAAACCATTTGCCACACCTATGGCGATGAACGAGAAGCTTTCAAAAGATGATGGGCAAAACAAAGTTGATGCAACAGTTTATAGAAGCCTAGTCGGTTCATTAATCTACTTAACCAACTCAAGGCCAGATATTGTACATGCAGTTAGCATCGTGTCTAGATTCATGAGTAACCCAAGCAAAGCACACTTTGCAACAACCAAGAGAATCCTAAGATATGTCAAAGGCACAAAGGATTTTGGCATTTTGTACGAGGTAGATAGAGAATTTAACTCGACAGGTTATACAGATAGTGACTAG